The Cohnella abietis genome has a segment encoding these proteins:
- a CDS encoding thiamine pyrophosphate-binding protein yields the protein MKLSDYVIDFISKQGVAHIFELTGGAIVHLLDSTYDRKDMNCVSVHHEQSAAFAAEGYSRINGKLGVAMGTSGPGALNMLTGIGSCYFDSVPCLFITGQVNTYEYKFDQPVRQIGFQETDIVSIAKPIVKFAEMITDAQQIRYSMEKAVFVAQHGRPGPVLLDIPMNIQRAQIEPDALESFFDSEEFYGYTNFKQPCPSGDIEQTIQLLQNAERPIILVGGGVRAADAVKELRELIDFSHIPVVSSLMGLDALPATHPMSTGLIGSYGNRYSNLALANCDFLLILGSRLDTRQTGTRPETFARAAKKVHVDVEDVERHGKVRADLTIHVDVKQFLKDINTALSGIVLSDYSPWHEAILRYKEKYPSGGMLSQLDQAGPINPNRFMELLSSRSSEGDIIVLDVGQHQMWASQSFHLLEGQRLLNAGGMGAMGFALPAAIGAALMAPHRQIIVIAGDGGMQVNIQELHTIAHHGLPIKVFVMNNHNLGMVRQFQDMYFDGRQQSTVHGYGCPDLVKVANAYGIPALRIETIEEAVAKIDIALQTKGCFLVEINLETQTTVNPKLVVNRPIEDMSPFLEREQLTAEMLIEPLGDEEVIK from the coding sequence GTGAAGTTATCCGACTATGTGATCGATTTCATAAGCAAACAAGGCGTTGCGCATATATTCGAGCTGACTGGCGGAGCTATCGTTCACTTGCTGGACTCCACCTATGACAGGAAGGATATGAACTGCGTCTCAGTTCATCACGAACAATCTGCAGCTTTCGCTGCGGAAGGATACAGTCGGATTAACGGTAAGCTTGGAGTTGCCATGGGTACCAGTGGCCCGGGAGCACTTAATATGCTGACGGGTATCGGCAGCTGCTATTTCGATTCGGTTCCTTGTCTGTTCATTACGGGGCAGGTGAATACGTATGAATATAAATTTGATCAACCCGTTCGGCAAATTGGTTTTCAGGAGACCGATATCGTTAGCATCGCGAAACCGATTGTGAAGTTTGCCGAAATGATTACAGATGCGCAACAAATCCGCTATTCCATGGAAAAAGCAGTATTTGTTGCTCAGCATGGACGTCCGGGCCCAGTTTTACTCGATATCCCTATGAATATACAGCGTGCTCAGATTGAACCGGATGCATTAGAAAGCTTCTTCGATAGCGAGGAATTCTATGGGTATACGAATTTTAAGCAGCCTTGTCCTTCTGGAGACATAGAGCAAACCATTCAATTGCTCCAAAATGCTGAACGCCCCATCATTCTCGTCGGTGGCGGTGTCCGGGCTGCGGATGCTGTCAAAGAGCTACGAGAGCTCATCGATTTTAGCCATATACCAGTTGTCAGCTCATTAATGGGCCTCGATGCCTTGCCTGCGACGCATCCAATGAGCACGGGCCTTATCGGATCTTATGGAAATCGCTACAGTAATCTGGCTTTGGCGAACTGCGATTTTTTGCTTATCTTGGGATCACGACTCGATACTCGTCAGACGGGAACTAGGCCGGAAACCTTTGCTAGAGCAGCGAAGAAAGTTCATGTGGATGTCGAGGATGTTGAACGGCATGGAAAGGTTCGAGCGGATCTAACCATACATGTAGATGTTAAGCAATTCCTCAAAGACATAAATACGGCTTTGTCCGGAATCGTCCTTTCGGATTACTCTCCATGGCATGAAGCTATTCTGCGCTATAAGGAGAAATACCCGAGCGGGGGAATGCTTTCCCAGCTTGATCAAGCTGGACCTATTAATCCGAACCGGTTTATGGAGCTGTTATCCTCACGCAGCAGTGAAGGCGACATTATTGTGCTTGATGTAGGCCAGCATCAAATGTGGGCAAGCCAGTCCTTTCATTTGCTTGAAGGACAACGTCTCTTGAATGCAGGTGGCATGGGAGCTATGGGGTTTGCTCTTCCTGCCGCGATTGGAGCAGCGTTGATGGCTCCGCATCGTCAGATCATTGTAATTGCTGGCGATGGTGGTATGCAGGTGAACATACAGGAGCTTCATACGATTGCCCACCATGGGCTGCCGATTAAGGTTTTTGTCATGAATAATCATAATTTGGGCATGGTACGGCAGTTTCAGGATATGTATTTTGACGGTCGTCAGCAATCTACTGTTCATGGTTATGGCTGTCCTGACTTGGTGAAGGTAGCGAATGCTTATGGGATCCCTGCTTTAAGGATTGAAACCATTGAAGAAGCCGTAGCTAAAATAGACATCGCTTTGCAAACCAAAGGGTGCTTCCTAGTGGAAATCAATTTAGAAACTCAGACGACAGTGAATCCCAAGCTGGTTGTCAATCGGCCTATTGAAGACATGTCGCCATTCCTAGAACGGGAACAACTAACTGCCGAGATGCTCATAGAGCCGCTTGGAGATGAAGAGGTGATCAAATGA